TATATTTTTCATCATATATTTTCAAGGCAATTTCAGTCAGCCATTTTGGTAGTTGTCCGATAAAAAATGAATTATCAATCTTTCTTGCTTTGTAATCATACTTAAAACCATAGTGTTGTACTCTTCTTGAAAGGTCATTCAGCCAAATAGAATTATCAATTAACTTCAATAATTCCGTTTCTGTCTTTCTATCTATGAAATCAGGATAAATCTCCAAGCCTAAAATTTCCTTAGCATTTTTCAGCGTGACTTCTATTTGATAATTTGCTATTTCCGAAAAGGTCTGTTTGCATTAGTTACTAAGTATTTCGTATGTAAAGGTTTCTGATTTATCATACCAACTTTGATTGCTATTTTTGTATGATACAGTTTCTGATTTTCTAACAACTGAATGGTCAATACCTTTTAAATGATTTTTAAACCTTGTGAAATTATGGTGTCTGTGTACAGGTTTTGGTAAATTAAAACGTATTTGTTCAATGGATATTTCTTTACCAATTGGTTAACATCATTCACTAAATCATTAATCTGTTCAGTATTCAAATTTGCAAAAAGATATGAAAAGTTGAGAACTACTAAATTTGAAACTCTGAACCATTCATCCAATGTGTTTTCTTCCAGTTGTTTGAATGAAACTAATAACCTAAACTCAGTATTTTTCTTAAATAGAATACTTTTAGAAAATTCAGTTGCTTTGTTGAGCATAGCATTTGAAATGTCAATGCCAACATATTTCATTGAAAACTCATTGTTGTGTTTAAAAGTCTGATTAAAAGCTATGCCAGACGTTAATGGACCACAACCAAAATCAAAAAATGTAGTTCTTCCTGATATTTGCTTCAATTCAATCTCAAAAAACTCTTTATAGCTGTCAAAAATAGAAACACCTGAAAAATAGTGCTTACGCATATTGTAGAAACAATACAAATTGACCTTATCTTCTTTGCTAAAGGATTGATTAAATAAACTTGGTTGTTCAAAATCAAAATCTGCTCTCCCAAATTCAATAACATTAGTTCTAATGAAGTCATTGGATTCTCCTAAAAGAACTTGCCACCAGTCATTTTGGGTTGATTCCATTGCTTGTAATGTACGTGGGTCATTCTTTAGCTTATTAATTACCAATTCATCATAAACTGTAGCAAATTCATCATCTGGGGTGTAGGTTTTACCTTCTATAGTTTCATCTGAATCAAAGTAGTGAAACTGTAGATTGTCATTAAGAACATCAGTTATTGAATCCCAAATGTATCCACCTTTTGATTTGACAAATTCAATAAGTTTATAGTAAACCAAATTGTTTGACAGGAGGGAATCGTTTCCTATCAAAATCAATTGTTCTTTGCTCTAGTTAATGCAACATTAAGTTTTCTGTCAACCGTTCCATCATCATTTAAATTGACAATCCCATTAAGTTGAAAAGGATTGTTGATGGCAAATGAAAATATTATAATATCTCGCTGGCTACCCTGATAGCGTTCTACTGTATCAACAGTTATATCCTCAAAATTTGGGATATTTGCTTCTTCTAATTTCTGCTTTATTAAGGCAATTTGATTTCTAAAAGGAGTGATTATACCAATTGTTTTCTTTTCACTAAATGGTCTTGAGTTGAAATCGTATAATTTTTTTATTGCTTGAACTATTCTAACTACCAAGTCAGCTTCTT
This DNA window, taken from Bacteroidota bacterium, encodes the following:
- a CDS encoding alpha-ketoglutarate-dependent dioxygenase AlkB — its product is MEIYPDFIDRKTETELLKLIDNSIWLNDLSRRVQHYGFKYDYKARKIDNSFFIGQLPKWLTEIALKIYDEKYINFIPDQAIINEYESGQGIAPHIDCEPCFGDTIISLSLGSSCVMNFEQEHTQKTKLNYSLNLELCCNEERK